The Congregibacter litoralis KT71 genome contains a region encoding:
- a CDS encoding nuclear transport factor 2 family protein, translated as MKAVLSTLLTVLVLMFSSISSADDIDGVRAAVFDYFEGINEVSEVRLKRAFADTAALKSVGEKGDLRVEPISAAIGRWLAGTAKQRRGSIVSVDLSGYPIARVVFDFDGAYTDFLTLAKLKGQWKIIDKVFIATPSCCESDR; from the coding sequence TTGAAAGCGGTCCTGTCCACCCTGCTGACGGTGCTCGTCTTGATGTTCAGTAGCATCAGCTCTGCTGACGACATTGACGGGGTGCGCGCAGCCGTCTTCGATTACTTTGAGGGGATCAATGAGGTCAGCGAAGTTCGTTTGAAACGGGCTTTCGCCGATACCGCGGCACTGAAAAGCGTCGGCGAAAAGGGAGACCTCCGCGTGGAACCCATCTCGGCCGCCATCGGTCGTTGGCTGGCGGGGACCGCAAAGCAGCGACGGGGCAGCATTGTGTCCGTCGATCTGTCGGGCTATCCCATAGCGAGGGTTGTCTTTGATTTTGATGGCGCCTACACCGACTTTCTGACCCTCGCAAAGCTCAAGGGGCAATGGAAGATTATCGACAAGGTCTTTATCGCCACGCCGTCGTGCTGCGAGTCGGATCGATGA
- a CDS encoding DUF998 domain-containing protein has protein sequence MISSFTLRRLVLTGVLLMFGAHLLALLLSGQSAMSTPISQLSRASGSGGIHTGGLILLALVQLAVAVLLSRTGCRSRLWTAAVWLTVFNGACLLFIAMYFLRAPASLLFGPDANDPLAVLASSVGVIMGLLQKDLRQIAPRCARYNAVFFVLWLALIPVIPFIDGAWLGAYERTVGAILLAWLAMLALLCPDGSSATRA, from the coding sequence ATGATCAGCAGCTTTACTCTCCGACGTCTTGTGCTCACCGGTGTTCTGCTGATGTTCGGTGCACACCTGCTTGCCCTGCTACTCTCCGGGCAAAGCGCCATGAGTACGCCCATCAGTCAGCTGAGCAGAGCCTCGGGCAGCGGTGGTATACATACGGGCGGCTTGATTCTGCTGGCGTTGGTGCAGCTGGCGGTTGCAGTCTTGCTGTCCCGCACGGGGTGCCGGTCCCGTCTGTGGACGGCGGCGGTGTGGCTGACGGTTTTCAACGGTGCCTGCCTGCTGTTCATTGCCATGTATTTTTTACGGGCACCCGCGTCCCTGCTTTTTGGCCCCGATGCCAATGACCCCCTGGCGGTCCTGGCGAGCAGCGTCGGTGTGATAATGGGCTTGCTCCAAAAGGACCTGCGCCAAATCGCACCCCGCTGTGCACGTTACAACGCTGTGTTTTTTGTGCTGTGGTTGGCGCTGATTCCTGTCATACCGTTTATCGATGGCGCCTGGCTGGGTGCCTATGAACGGACTGTAGGCGCTATCTTGCTTGCGTGGCTGGCAATGCTGGCGCTCCTGTGTCCCGACGGCTCGAGCGCCACCAGAGCCTAG
- a CDS encoding glutathione S-transferase family protein — MKIESLRLFHFPGSRSARVRWALLETFGDDFELLTLKLLQGEQYAADFLEMNPNHAVPVLEITWSDGSVQTMLESTAMVEWLADAFPEKQLAPQPGLSRERADYLQMLQFGGNWMDAMLWQIRVHRDLLPEADSDPKSVDRAMEKISKEVAPQLHGRLASSEYICGADFSAADIVIGHCLNWARAYGLCQEDVFKAYASRLGARPAFQKAFDDVVRK, encoded by the coding sequence ATGAAAATTGAGTCCCTGAGGCTTTTTCATTTTCCCGGAAGTCGGAGCGCGCGTGTTCGCTGGGCGCTGCTGGAAACCTTTGGTGATGACTTTGAGCTGCTGACCCTGAAGCTTCTCCAGGGGGAGCAATATGCCGCCGATTTTCTTGAGATGAACCCCAATCACGCGGTACCGGTACTGGAGATCACCTGGAGTGACGGTAGTGTGCAGACCATGTTGGAGAGCACTGCGATGGTGGAGTGGCTGGCAGATGCCTTCCCTGAAAAGCAGCTTGCGCCGCAGCCGGGGCTGTCACGAGAGCGCGCCGACTATCTCCAGATGCTGCAGTTCGGGGGCAACTGGATGGACGCCATGCTGTGGCAGATTCGCGTGCATCGGGATCTCCTGCCGGAGGCGGACTCTGACCCAAAAAGCGTCGATCGTGCGATGGAAAAGATATCAAAGGAAGTGGCGCCTCAGCTTCACGGTCGCCTGGCGAGCTCCGAGTATATCTGCGGCGCGGATTTTTCCGCTGCGGACATCGTGATTGGTCACTGCCTTAACTGGGCGCGAGCTTACGGGCTGTGTCAGGAGGACGTGTTCAAGGCTTACGCATCGCGGCTTGGGGCGCGGCCGGCGTTTCAAAAAGCCTTTGATGATGTGGTGCGCAAGTAA
- a CDS encoding TetR/AcrR family transcriptional regulator gives MSAKDGFSTRDRTLAVATNLFAERGLHGVSLADVAREIGLTKQAVLHHFASKEKLYGEVLTSIAKELETIVSQSQKTECAPEARLAQIFDALHQPSAHARLRTRLLVRELMDVGSRHGTVKTWHLKAFLDQLVGIGRSVDAWSGKPDAEIFAALYQLIGAVSYFAISETTLKGMYGAAETRAIERAFNRELHLLIQTQTSA, from the coding sequence ATGAGCGCTAAAGACGGTTTCTCAACACGGGATCGGACCCTTGCGGTAGCGACGAACCTATTCGCGGAGCGAGGTTTGCACGGCGTCAGTCTGGCGGACGTGGCCCGGGAGATCGGCCTCACCAAGCAGGCCGTGCTCCATCATTTTGCCTCCAAGGAAAAGCTTTATGGCGAGGTCCTTACCTCCATCGCGAAGGAATTGGAAACGATTGTCAGTCAATCGCAGAAGACAGAGTGCGCGCCGGAAGCACGGCTGGCGCAGATCTTTGACGCCTTGCACCAGCCCTCCGCCCACGCAAGACTGCGAACAAGGCTTCTTGTCCGGGAGTTAATGGATGTGGGGAGCCGTCACGGGACGGTAAAGACATGGCACCTGAAAGCTTTTCTTGACCAGCTGGTGGGGATCGGCCGCTCCGTCGACGCCTGGTCCGGCAAACCCGATGCGGAGATTTTTGCTGCCCTTTATCAACTCATTGGCGCGGTGAGCTATTTCGCTATCTCAGAAACAACTTTAAAAGGCATGTACGGCGCGGCGGAGACCCGCGCCATTGAGCGTGCCTTTAACAGGGAGTTGCATCTGCTGATCCAGACCCAGACATCTGCCTGA
- a CDS encoding aromatic ring-hydroxylating oxygenase subunit alpha has translation MQKEEELKLTEEVLQLKEANSAFLGAGVTQQGYDHYRGEKRFEDERQKLFRRLPHAVAHSAALAGSHAFLRAEYAGVPLLLTRDDRGQAQAFVNACRHRGMELVAEEAGCARRFTCPYHAWTYGSDGELLAAPHFEQGFGELDKAELGLHRLACVERFGFIWVTIDASDEIQFDDYFAPIAADFEALNIAELGVAEETVLNLKANWKLLVEGGLEAYHFKVAHKNTIGPFFENNLSTYQVLGDHLRSVLPRTSLADSDTSSPDFRLLDHANLLYLMFPNTQFLVQQDHLIWIQANPLATDCTELRLRTLAPAESLGQDELREYWKKNHAITCATLREDFAIAEGIQRSVQAGLDQSMIFGRFESGLGAFNTTVSRRLAS, from the coding sequence ATGCAAAAAGAAGAAGAGCTTAAGCTCACAGAAGAGGTGCTCCAGTTAAAAGAGGCAAATTCTGCTTTTCTCGGTGCGGGTGTAACGCAGCAGGGCTACGATCATTACCGCGGTGAAAAGCGTTTTGAGGACGAGCGTCAGAAACTGTTTCGACGTCTGCCCCATGCCGTTGCTCACAGCGCGGCCCTTGCCGGTTCCCATGCGTTTTTGCGTGCAGAGTACGCCGGCGTTCCCCTACTGCTCACCAGGGATGACCGAGGGCAGGCGCAGGCTTTTGTTAACGCCTGTCGTCATCGGGGCATGGAACTCGTTGCGGAAGAGGCCGGTTGCGCGAGGCGCTTTACCTGTCCCTATCACGCATGGACCTATGGGTCCGACGGTGAACTTCTGGCTGCTCCGCATTTTGAGCAAGGCTTTGGAGAGCTCGATAAAGCCGAGCTCGGACTCCACCGGCTGGCCTGTGTCGAACGCTTCGGTTTTATCTGGGTAACCATCGATGCATCCGACGAGATTCAGTTCGATGACTACTTTGCGCCTATTGCCGCGGATTTTGAGGCATTGAACATTGCCGAACTCGGGGTGGCCGAAGAGACGGTGCTGAACCTCAAAGCCAATTGGAAGTTGCTGGTCGAGGGTGGGTTAGAGGCCTATCACTTTAAGGTGGCTCACAAGAACACTATTGGCCCCTTTTTTGAGAACAACCTGTCGACCTACCAGGTCTTGGGAGATCATCTTCGGTCTGTGCTACCCCGCACCTCCCTCGCCGATAGCGATACCTCAAGTCCTGACTTCCGGCTTCTGGACCATGCAAACCTTCTGTATCTCATGTTTCCCAACACGCAGTTTCTAGTTCAGCAGGATCATCTGATCTGGATCCAGGCGAACCCTCTGGCTACGGACTGCACGGAGCTGCGTTTGAGAACTCTCGCGCCGGCAGAATCCCTGGGGCAAGACGAACTGCGGGAGTATTGGAAGAAGAACCATGCCATCACCTGCGCGACGCTTAGGGAGGACTTTGCCATCGCTGAGGGGATTCAGCGCTCGGTGCAGGCGGGTCTGGATCAGTCAATGATATTCGGACGCTTTGAGAGCGGCCTTGGGGCCTTTAACACTACCGTATCCCGGCGCCTGGCTAGTTGA
- a CDS encoding ATP-grasp domain-containing protein: MHKVHIIHENREWSAPLLEALDALGVAYEDWFLDEGSLDLSKAPPEGVFYNRMSASSHTRDHRFAPEYAAAVLAWLERHERRVLNPGRALQLELSKVAQYAALEAEGILTPRTIAVVGKGGLTKAAKEMGAPFITKHNRAGKGLGVRLFQTVEELESYVASDTFEEPIDGITLIQQYIAAPEPFITRCEFVGQEFVYAVRVDTSDGFLLCPADECQDEDATVCPATSAAKFEIIEDFDDAIIEDYRRMLIANNIHVAGIENIISADGKRYTYDINTNTNYNPRAEHKAGKSGMEAIARLLQAELSAIA, from the coding sequence ATGCACAAAGTCCATATCATCCACGAAAATCGCGAGTGGAGCGCACCACTCCTGGAAGCACTGGATGCCCTGGGCGTAGCCTACGAGGACTGGTTTTTGGACGAGGGATCTTTAGATCTTTCCAAAGCGCCACCAGAGGGTGTGTTTTACAACCGCATGAGCGCCTCATCCCACACGCGGGATCACCGCTTCGCGCCGGAGTACGCGGCCGCGGTACTGGCCTGGCTTGAGCGTCACGAGCGCCGGGTACTGAATCCCGGCCGGGCGCTGCAGCTGGAGCTAAGTAAAGTCGCGCAGTATGCCGCCCTGGAAGCCGAAGGTATCCTCACCCCTCGCACGATCGCCGTCGTCGGCAAAGGGGGACTCACCAAAGCGGCCAAGGAGATGGGCGCGCCCTTCATCACAAAACACAATCGCGCGGGCAAGGGGCTGGGCGTGCGCCTCTTCCAGACGGTTGAAGAGCTGGAGAGTTACGTGGCCAGCGACACCTTCGAAGAACCCATTGATGGCATCACCCTGATCCAGCAATACATCGCCGCGCCGGAACCCTTTATCACGCGCTGTGAATTTGTGGGGCAGGAGTTTGTCTATGCCGTGCGCGTAGATACTTCTGACGGCTTTCTTTTGTGCCCTGCGGACGAGTGCCAGGATGAAGACGCCACCGTTTGCCCGGCAACGTCGGCGGCCAAATTCGAGATCATTGAGGATTTCGACGACGCTATCATCGAGGATTACCGGCGCATGCTCATCGCCAACAACATCCACGTTGCAGGTATCGAGAACATCATTTCCGCCGACGGTAAGCGCTACACCTATGACATCAACACCAACACCAACTACAACCCGAGGGCGGAGCACAAAGCAGGCAAGTCCGGGATGGAGGCCATCGCCCGACTGCTTCAGGCAGAGCTGTCCGCAATAGCCTGA
- a CDS encoding HAD family hydrolase, whose protein sequence is MNPRLKALIFDLDGTLVDSRLDFAAMRHELRAPAGIGLLEYVETLATEEAQQSAMDVIHKHEVAGAMAATWTATAEEAIHSLHAQGTPIAIVTRNNRHAATLTMERLNMPPIPLKAREDAAPKPDPEALLAIAGEWRIHPKHCAYIGDFRYDIEAAERAGMLPVLYHPMGERPPVFDGAPGALRTLSDFRELTGWCTGQSDQRGES, encoded by the coding sequence TTGAACCCCCGACTAAAAGCTCTGATTTTTGACCTCGACGGTACCCTTGTGGACTCTCGTCTCGATTTCGCCGCGATGCGCCACGAGCTTAGGGCCCCCGCCGGCATCGGGCTTTTGGAGTACGTCGAAACCCTTGCCACGGAAGAGGCCCAACAATCCGCCATGGACGTCATCCACAAACATGAAGTCGCGGGCGCCATGGCGGCAACCTGGACCGCGACCGCCGAAGAGGCCATTCATTCCCTCCATGCGCAGGGCACACCCATCGCCATTGTCACCCGCAATAACCGCCACGCCGCGACGTTGACCATGGAGCGACTGAATATGCCCCCTATTCCTCTGAAGGCAAGAGAGGATGCGGCTCCCAAGCCTGACCCCGAAGCGCTGTTGGCCATCGCCGGGGAGTGGCGAATTCACCCAAAACACTGCGCCTATATCGGTGACTTTCGTTACGACATCGAGGCCGCGGAGCGTGCGGGCATGCTACCCGTTCTCTACCATCCCATGGGCGAGCGCCCCCCGGTGTTCGACGGAGCTCCCGGAGCATTGAGAACCTTGAGCGACTTTCGCGAGCTGACGGGCTGGTGTACCGGGCAATCTGATCAGCGCGGAGAGTCGTAA
- a CDS encoding acyl-CoA synthetase has protein sequence MYSVTEFLKSNARATPGAPATRHLGRNRSWTEMQDRVARLASAIRAMGVASGDRVAILALNSDRYLEYYFAVWWAGAAVVPMNTRWSAEENAYALGDAGAKVLFIDDAFAPMLKEMTAELSLTHIVFTGEDATPEGCLDYESLIAANEPCEDAERGGDDLAGLYYTGGTTGFPKGVMLSQQALWFNNLSVSSGSSYQMGDVYLHAGPMFHLADGAFSGAACTNGLCHTFLPSFDLSKVMDLLEAEKVTHTLMVPTMLGMLVNHPDFDPGRLSALRSVAYGASPMPEGLMHTLLERLPNIGWMQGYGQTEMAPIITLLPAENHTLEGPNAGKMRSAGRAAPGVEVRICDEDGKDLPNGEVGEIVARAPGSMSGYWNRPEQTEATLSGGWVKTGDGAYRDDDGFIFIVDRLKDMIVTGGENVFSAEVENAVSTHPAVAAVSVIGIPDERWGEAVHAIVILQEGQSVTVEELIEHTHTIANYKRPRSISFRDEPFPLSGAGKILKTELRKPFWDNQDRGVS, from the coding sequence ATGTATTCAGTGACGGAGTTTCTCAAGTCCAATGCCCGGGCGACGCCCGGTGCGCCGGCTACAAGGCATCTGGGCAGGAATCGCAGTTGGACTGAGATGCAGGACCGAGTGGCGCGCCTGGCATCGGCAATTCGTGCCATGGGCGTTGCCAGCGGTGACCGCGTGGCCATTCTCGCGCTTAACAGCGACCGTTATCTCGAGTATTACTTTGCGGTCTGGTGGGCCGGCGCAGCAGTGGTGCCCATGAACACGCGTTGGTCTGCAGAAGAGAACGCCTATGCCCTGGGAGATGCCGGTGCAAAGGTTCTGTTTATCGATGATGCCTTTGCGCCCATGCTAAAAGAGATGACGGCGGAGCTGTCCCTAACGCATATCGTATTCACGGGTGAGGATGCGACGCCTGAAGGCTGTCTTGATTATGAATCCCTGATTGCCGCTAACGAGCCCTGCGAGGATGCTGAGCGTGGTGGCGATGATCTTGCCGGTCTTTATTACACCGGTGGTACGACGGGCTTTCCGAAGGGCGTCATGCTGTCCCAGCAAGCCCTGTGGTTTAACAACCTGAGTGTCAGCAGCGGCTCCAGCTACCAGATGGGTGATGTGTACCTCCACGCCGGCCCCATGTTCCATCTCGCCGATGGCGCATTTTCGGGAGCGGCTTGTACCAATGGACTGTGCCATACCTTTCTACCGAGTTTCGATCTGTCCAAGGTTATGGATTTGCTGGAGGCGGAAAAAGTCACTCATACCCTCATGGTGCCCACGATGCTCGGCATGTTGGTGAATCACCCGGATTTTGACCCCGGGCGGCTGTCTGCGCTGCGCTCCGTTGCCTACGGCGCCTCCCCCATGCCCGAAGGACTCATGCACACCCTGTTGGAGCGGCTGCCGAATATTGGCTGGATGCAGGGCTATGGACAGACCGAAATGGCGCCCATCATCACCTTGCTGCCGGCGGAGAATCACACGCTGGAGGGCCCCAACGCCGGGAAGATGCGCTCTGCGGGTCGCGCCGCACCGGGCGTCGAAGTGCGTATTTGTGACGAAGACGGCAAGGATTTGCCCAATGGCGAAGTAGGCGAAATCGTCGCCCGGGCGCCGGGTTCCATGTCCGGTTACTGGAATCGTCCGGAGCAGACGGAGGCGACCCTGAGCGGTGGCTGGGTGAAAACCGGTGATGGCGCTTATCGCGACGATGACGGCTTTATCTTCATCGTAGATCGTCTCAAGGACATGATTGTCACAGGCGGTGAGAACGTGTTCTCCGCCGAGGTGGAGAATGCCGTGTCCACGCATCCCGCCGTTGCTGCGGTGTCCGTGATTGGCATTCCTGACGAGCGCTGGGGCGAGGCCGTCCACGCCATTGTGATCCTTCAGGAGGGTCAGAGCGTGACCGTCGAAGAGTTAATCGAGCACACGCACACTATTGCCAACTACAAGCGCCCCCGCAGCATTAGTTTCCGTGACGAGCCGTTTCCATTGTCCGGCGCAGGGAAGATATTAAAAACCGAATTGCGCAAACCCTTCTGGGACAATCAGGATCGTGGCGTCAGTTAA
- a CDS encoding SPOR domain-containing protein produces MTLFPLPKSGIASGNGITRNCLSALRSVTVLFLGSGLLLRSGLFIGSGLFIGSGLFIGSGLFIGSGLFIGSGLFAQAAAANTDMRSSTPGESPTPSEILEVKVPLHIDYPLLEQQLTTQMFTGPGQSRDVLDDPSGCSEIRLREPALRPTQSQLELLADVDARIGFGSAGNCATMLSWKGKIGIRGTPESREDGNALGFAPEKVWLMDPAGQTVTNPQIQSLAEASVRGVFRRFTVDLLPQIQSMEAFLPDVLPQHSKAQITALLSTLRVTDLQATDETLNAELSFSVEALSAPLKPERALNEDELQQWEERWQLMDSLLVLAVKHYAAATQLQELRTALLEVLIESRYRLRDALGQDPSTGEDVDLVREWFLQSWQALVPVIQRIAMDQPGQEHLLLVSVLAASDALEALDQLGPSVGLDISANGLRRLARMINGSAGDELLIYSEALDPQLRQLFEESFDSVSPPVSWHWDFSLIPKAMAADGDRLNSWAPKRQDMPEYLPLVAQLMESSINDAIASRRLDPAYRDLFRKLVLTTAWQESCWKHYTVSKDRKLVPVRSGTGDVGLMQINERVWRGFYDQQRLRWDIAYNSDAGAEVLIDYLTKYALRKGEHKQPGGLSNLARSAYSTYNGGPSKVARYRSSTASAYGKKVDAAFWEKYQQVAAGNELAVSSCHGVNLSGPAIRKGNRNGATSNAGSSSSTGFTLQLGAFSTADAARSFIKQQGLDGPAKVHQRSKGSSARYLVVYGSYASRAEAEKAKKPLARLQPWIRPFADL; encoded by the coding sequence ATGACTCTTTTTCCCTTGCCAAAGTCTGGTATCGCTAGCGGCAACGGCATCACCCGCAACTGCCTATCAGCTTTGCGGTCAGTGACCGTGCTATTTCTGGGCTCAGGGCTGCTTCTGCGCTCAGGGCTGTTTATTGGCTCAGGACTGTTTATCGGCTCAGGGCTGTTTATCGGCTCAGGGCTGTTTATCGGCTCAGGGCTGTTTATCGGCTCAGGGCTGTTCGCCCAGGCGGCCGCAGCTAACACCGACATGCGGAGCTCGACGCCCGGGGAGTCCCCGACGCCCTCCGAGATTCTGGAGGTGAAGGTCCCCCTGCATATTGATTACCCTCTCCTTGAACAGCAGTTGACCACCCAGATGTTTACGGGCCCGGGCCAAAGCCGCGATGTTCTGGACGATCCCAGTGGTTGCAGCGAGATTCGGCTCCGTGAACCCGCTCTTCGCCCGACTCAGTCACAGCTGGAGCTGCTGGCCGACGTCGATGCCCGCATCGGCTTTGGCAGCGCGGGAAACTGCGCAACGATGCTGTCCTGGAAAGGCAAAATCGGCATCCGCGGCACCCCGGAAAGCCGCGAAGATGGCAACGCCCTGGGGTTTGCACCAGAAAAAGTGTGGCTCATGGATCCCGCAGGTCAGACTGTAACCAATCCCCAGATACAGTCCCTTGCCGAGGCGAGCGTGCGCGGCGTTTTCCGCCGTTTCACCGTCGACCTCCTGCCACAGATTCAATCCATGGAAGCGTTTTTGCCGGATGTGCTACCGCAACACTCCAAAGCCCAGATCACGGCATTGCTCTCCACCCTTCGCGTTACGGATCTTCAGGCCACGGACGAGACCTTGAACGCAGAGCTGAGCTTTTCTGTGGAGGCTCTCAGTGCACCCCTAAAACCTGAGCGGGCCCTCAACGAAGATGAATTGCAGCAATGGGAGGAGCGCTGGCAGCTGATGGATTCTCTTCTGGTGCTTGCGGTAAAGCATTACGCCGCCGCAACCCAGCTTCAGGAGTTACGCACTGCGTTGCTGGAGGTGCTCATCGAGAGTCGCTACCGCCTTCGCGACGCCCTCGGGCAAGATCCCAGCACCGGGGAAGATGTCGACCTCGTTCGCGAATGGTTCCTCCAAAGCTGGCAGGCTCTGGTGCCGGTTATTCAGCGCATTGCCATGGATCAGCCCGGTCAGGAGCATCTGCTCCTGGTCAGCGTTCTCGCCGCCAGCGATGCCCTCGAGGCGCTGGATCAACTGGGGCCCAGCGTGGGACTCGATATCTCGGCGAACGGGCTGCGCCGCCTCGCGCGGATGATTAATGGCAGTGCCGGGGACGAGCTTCTCATTTACTCCGAGGCCCTGGACCCGCAACTTCGTCAGTTGTTTGAGGAGAGTTTTGATTCAGTGTCACCCCCTGTGAGCTGGCACTGGGACTTTTCTCTTATTCCAAAAGCGATGGCTGCTGACGGTGACCGTCTCAACAGCTGGGCCCCTAAACGACAGGATATGCCTGAATATCTGCCCCTCGTTGCCCAGCTTATGGAAAGCTCCATCAATGACGCCATTGCCAGCCGACGACTAGATCCTGCCTATCGCGATCTTTTTCGAAAACTGGTCCTCACCACCGCATGGCAGGAAAGCTGCTGGAAACACTACACCGTGAGTAAGGATCGAAAGCTGGTGCCCGTAAGGTCAGGCACCGGTGATGTGGGTCTGATGCAAATCAACGAGCGGGTTTGGCGGGGATTCTACGACCAGCAGCGCCTGCGCTGGGACATTGCCTATAACAGTGACGCCGGTGCTGAGGTACTCATCGATTACCTCACCAAATACGCCCTTCGCAAAGGCGAACACAAGCAACCCGGAGGACTCTCAAATCTCGCGCGCTCCGCCTACTCCACCTACAACGGGGGGCCCAGTAAGGTAGCGCGCTACCGTAGCAGCACCGCCTCCGCTTACGGTAAAAAAGTAGACGCAGCGTTTTGGGAGAAGTATCAGCAGGTCGCAGCGGGCAACGAGCTCGCCGTCTCTTCCTGCCATGGAGTCAACTTAAGCGGTCCCGCCATCAGGAAAGGGAATAGAAACGGCGCCACCTCCAACGCGGGGAGCTCATCATCGACCGGCTTCACCCTGCAGCTTGGGGCCTTCAGCACCGCTGATGCCGCCCGGAGCTTTATCAAACAACAGGGGCTCGATGGCCCCGCAAAAGTCCACCAGCGCAGCAAAGGCAGCAGCGCACGGTATCTGGTGGTTTACGGCAGCTATGCCTCTCGCGCAGAAGCCGAAAAGGCAAAAAAACCCCTCGCCCGCCTCCAGCCGTGGATCCGGCCCTTCGCCGATTTGTGA